A window of Coraliomargarita sinensis contains these coding sequences:
- a CDS encoding macro domain-containing protein produces MIEIIQGDITQSTTQAIVNAANEELILGSGVAGAILRSGGESIQKECDALAPIHEGEAVITGAGDLPSEYVIHAVAPNGETEGWEALIVSCGKEILRLCEENRIESVAIPALGTGVFGLPTRRVAELLIRTCKAFPTQNLKRIQFVLFDEESFMWFNNLNTEEDIQSR; encoded by the coding sequence ATGATCGAAATCATCCAGGGGGACATCACCCAATCAACTACCCAAGCAATCGTGAATGCTGCGAATGAAGAACTCATTCTTGGTAGTGGAGTCGCTGGAGCAATTTTGAGGTCTGGCGGTGAATCGATACAAAAAGAATGTGATGCACTTGCCCCGATCCATGAGGGCGAAGCAGTCATCACGGGAGCAGGCGATTTGCCGTCTGAGTATGTAATTCATGCCGTCGCTCCGAATGGCGAAACTGAAGGCTGGGAAGCACTGATTGTCAGCTGCGGAAAAGAAATCCTCAGACTCTGCGAAGAAAATAGAATCGAATCGGTGGCGATCCCAGCCCTTGGGACTGGCGTCTTCGGATTGCCGACTCGGAGGGTTGCTGAACTCTTGATACGAACCTGCAAGGCGTTTCCAACACAGAATTTGAAGCGAATCCAATTTGTCCTCTTTGATGAAGAGAGCTTTATGTGGTTCAACAATCTAAACACCGAGGAGGATATCCAGTCGCGGTAG